The Desulfovibrio sp. Fe33 genome includes a window with the following:
- a CDS encoding amidohydrolase, which yields MKDDIARLAAETEGRLVARRRDLHRYPETAWTEFRTASLVAGALAAAGYEVRLGGEAVRRESMLGVPPAGELEAHMERAAGQGGDPSLIGRMAGGLTGVVGELKCGEGPVVALRFDMDANDMDEARDDAHRPHREGFGSVNPGAMHACGHDGHVAIGLGVAEVLAAIRDRLKGTVRLIFQPGEEGVRGAGPMVDAGALDGVDYLLGGHIGFQARKTGQLVCGTDKFLATTKFDVHFTGVPAHAGAAPEQGRNALLTAACAALNLHAIPRHGQGGSRITVGILNAGQGRNIIPPNALLKAESRGETTEINDYVYSCARDVVAGAARMYGVDYSITEAGRSVSGGSDPGLAARVRRIAEGMPFFRPSWIVDSVDLRGSEDFAVMLAEVRRQGGAGTYVMIGSDLASGHHSFHFDFDERSLVPGVELFVRCVLDCMALPTRVRG from the coding sequence ATGAAGGACGATATTGCACGATTGGCGGCCGAAACGGAGGGCAGGCTTGTTGCGCGACGGCGTGACCTGCACCGTTATCCCGAGACGGCCTGGACCGAGTTCCGAACCGCTTCCCTGGTGGCGGGCGCGCTTGCGGCCGCCGGGTATGAAGTGCGTCTCGGCGGGGAGGCCGTGCGCCGGGAGAGTATGTTGGGCGTGCCTCCGGCCGGGGAGCTCGAGGCTCACATGGAGCGGGCTGCGGGCCAGGGGGGCGACCCCTCGCTGATCGGGCGCATGGCGGGCGGACTGACCGGGGTGGTCGGGGAGCTCAAGTGCGGCGAGGGGCCGGTCGTGGCCCTGCGTTTCGACATGGACGCCAACGACATGGACGAGGCCCGCGACGACGCGCATCGGCCGCATCGCGAGGGATTCGGCTCGGTCAATCCGGGGGCGATGCACGCCTGCGGCCACGACGGGCATGTCGCCATCGGCTTGGGCGTGGCCGAGGTCCTGGCCGCGATCAGGGATCGGCTGAAGGGCACGGTCCGGCTGATCTTCCAGCCCGGAGAGGAGGGAGTTCGCGGGGCCGGTCCCATGGTGGACGCCGGAGCGCTCGACGGGGTGGACTATCTCTTGGGCGGCCATATCGGCTTTCAGGCGCGGAAGACCGGGCAACTTGTCTGCGGCACCGATAAATTCCTGGCGACCACCAAATTCGACGTGCATTTCACCGGGGTTCCGGCTCATGCCGGGGCCGCCCCGGAGCAGGGGCGCAACGCCTTGCTCACCGCCGCCTGCGCGGCCCTGAACCTGCACGCCATCCCCCGCCACGGACAAGGCGGTTCGCGGATTACCGTGGGCATCCTCAACGCGGGCCAGGGCCGAAACATCATCCCGCCCAACGCTCTGCTCAAGGCCGAGTCGCGGGGGGAAACCACCGAAATCAACGACTATGTCTACTCCTGCGCCCGGGATGTGGTGGCCGGAGCCGCCCGCATGTACGGCGTGGACTATTCCATCACCGAGGCGGGCCGCAGCGTGAGCGGCGGGAGCGATCCCGGCCTGGCGGCGCGCGTCAGGCGGATCGCCGAGGGGATGCCGTTCTTCCGTCCTTCCTGGATCGTCGATTCCGTGGATTTGCGCGGCAGCGAGGACTTCGCCGTCATGCTGGCCGAGGTCCGGCGGCAGGGCGGCGCGGGCACATACGTCATGATCGGCAGCGATCTCGCCTCCGGGCATCACAGCTTTCATTTCGATTTCGATGAGCGCAGCCTGGTCCCCGGCGTGGAGTTGTTCGTCCGCTGCGTTCTCGACTGCATGGCTCTGCCGACGCGGGTTCGAGGCTGA
- a CDS encoding sigma-54-dependent transcriptional regulator → MTDILIVDGDTAFAGQLAESLLEHGFPSDSCDSLSKALGILHTGAFKAVLLGDDLPEGDAVKHLSLIREVPSFPETIIVTRRRDPDIAERAIQGGAWNYITKPLNLQRLLVLLERVITYHTKVHSGFCPVSLRRQGIIGNSRAMLSCLDSVAQAATSDINVLLIGETGTGKELFARSIHKNSTRKNKPFVVVDCAAMPENLAESLLFGHERGAFTSADAPTVGLIKQADQGILFLDEVGELPMSLQKVFLRVLEGRSFRPVGGTREITSDFRLLAATNRDLERMVENEEFRRDLYFRLRGMHIRLPALRDIAEDINEMTCKFIQRHCEKLNMSTKGFSPDFLDELMHYDWPGNVRELIHTLEQALSRAGNDAVLFPRHLPKAIRARIARRAMEPASPDAKPLHHHEIAPPGAFPSLRTYRDQQIAQGEERYLKNLMEITGGDIPSSCSMSGLSRARLYALLKRYGIPRK, encoded by the coding sequence ATGACAGACATTCTCATCGTCGACGGCGATACGGCCTTTGCCGGGCAATTGGCCGAATCGCTCCTGGAGCACGGCTTTCCGTCGGACTCCTGCGATTCGCTGTCGAAAGCCCTGGGCATCCTGCACACGGGCGCGTTCAAGGCGGTCCTGCTCGGCGACGACCTGCCCGAAGGCGACGCCGTGAAGCACCTTTCCCTCATCCGGGAAGTGCCTTCCTTTCCCGAGACCATCATCGTCACCCGCCGGCGGGACCCGGATATAGCCGAACGCGCCATACAGGGCGGAGCCTGGAACTACATCACCAAGCCCCTGAACCTGCAACGCCTCCTGGTCCTTCTGGAACGGGTCATCACCTACCACACGAAGGTCCACTCGGGCTTCTGCCCCGTTTCCCTGAGACGCCAGGGAATCATCGGCAACAGCCGGGCCATGCTTTCCTGTCTCGATTCGGTGGCCCAGGCCGCCACCAGCGACATCAACGTCCTGCTTATCGGCGAGACCGGAACCGGCAAGGAGCTGTTCGCCCGATCCATCCACAAGAATTCGACACGGAAGAACAAACCGTTCGTGGTCGTGGACTGCGCCGCCATGCCCGAGAATCTGGCCGAGAGCCTGCTCTTCGGGCATGAACGGGGGGCCTTCACCAGCGCGGACGCGCCCACCGTGGGATTAATCAAACAGGCCGACCAGGGCATCCTGTTCCTGGACGAGGTGGGCGAGCTGCCCATGTCCCTCCAGAAGGTCTTCCTCCGGGTGCTCGAAGGGCGCAGCTTCCGGCCCGTGGGCGGGACGAGGGAGATAACCAGCGACTTCCGGCTGCTGGCGGCCACCAACAGGGACCTGGAACGCATGGTCGAAAACGAGGAGTTCCGGCGCGATCTCTACTTCCGGCTGCGCGGTATGCACATCCGGCTGCCCGCGCTCCGGGACATCGCCGAGGACATCAACGAGATGACCTGCAAATTCATCCAGCGCCATTGCGAAAAACTCAACATGTCCACCAAGGGATTTTCGCCGGACTTTCTGGACGAACTCATGCACTACGACTGGCCGGGAAACGTCCGGGAACTGATCCACACCCTGGAGCAGGCCCTGTCCAGGGCGGGCAACGACGCGGTGCTTTTCCCGCGCCATCTGCCCAAGGCCATCCGCGCCCGCATCGCCCGGCGCGCCATGGAACCCGCGTCGCCGGACGCGAAACCGCTCCATCACCACGAGATAGCCCCGCCGGGAGCCTTCCCGAGCCTGCGCACCTATCGCGACCAGCAGATCGCCCAGGGCGAGGAACGGTATCTCAAGAACCTCATGGAGATCACGGGCGGCGACATCCCGTCCTCCTGCTCCATGTCGGGCCTGTCGCGGGCGCGCCTCTACGCCCTGCTCAAGCGGTACGGCATCCCGCGCAAGTAG
- a CDS encoding transposase: MRRKWDAKTKARIVLAGLMGECVNDLCRAHDLRPGQYYKWRGHFLENSYRVFEKPPMAPNDMELASENEELKKLVGELTLELTSGKPAR, encoded by the coding sequence ATGAGACGGAAGTGGGATGCGAAGACCAAGGCCAGGATCGTGCTGGCGGGGTTGATGGGCGAATGCGTCAACGACCTCTGTCGGGCTCACGATCTGCGCCCGGGCCAATACTACAAGTGGCGGGGGCATTTCCTGGAAAACAGCTACCGGGTGTTCGAGAAGCCGCCCATGGCGCCGAACGACATGGAGCTGGCGTCCGAGAACGAGGAACTCAAGAAGCTGGTGGGAGAGCTGACGCTGGAGCTGACCAGCGGCAAGCCCGCGCGTTGA
- a CDS encoding CoB--CoM heterodisulfide reductase iron-sulfur subunit A family protein: MSRKIGVYVCHCGSNIAGKVDCREVAEFAGGLKDVAVARDYQFMCSDPGQEMIIRDIREYGLDRVVVASCSPRLHEKTFQQACARAGLNPYLMQHCCIREHCSWTTADPVEATVKARHIVEAAVERVADHQKLYSREVEVLPDVMVVGAGIAGIQAALDIAKSGHKVHLVEKSPSIGGHMAQFDKTFPTLDCAACISTPKMVAVSQEPNINLMTWSEVEEVTGFVGNYTVTVLHKPRYVREDICTGCGACLEKCPTKAISEFNEGLGVRRAIYRNSPQAVPNTPVIDGTVCKKITKDKCGVCQKICPTGAIDYDMKETREVFHVGSIVLATGYDTMDPTPIREYGFGKYDEVYTALQFERLNNAVGPTEGRIVMKNGEKPESVAIIHCVGSRDKNYHEYCSRTCCMYALKYDHLIKDKVGHDTRVYNFYIDMRCFGKGYEEFYRRVQEEGVTFIRGRPAEIVEEDGKLVVVGEDTLLGVNVRLPVDMVILCTAMEPRPDAVEVARVFGIAQGQDGFFLEEHPKLGPVSTATDGVFLAGTCQGPKDIPDAVSHASGGAAQALALAAKGTVSISPTTSWINPDVCVGCRVCVGLCAYSAIEFDERRNVAVINEAMCKGCGSCAGYCPSGAAQIKHFNETQIFNEIDGLLGMVPGWLPPEAGGEQPVEIPVERAVRSEEARHES, translated from the coding sequence ATGTCCAGAAAGATCGGTGTCTATGTCTGTCATTGCGGGTCCAACATCGCGGGCAAGGTCGACTGCCGGGAGGTGGCCGAGTTTGCGGGCGGCCTCAAGGACGTGGCCGTGGCCCGGGACTATCAGTTCATGTGTTCGGACCCCGGGCAGGAAATGATCATCCGGGACATCCGGGAGTACGGCCTTGATCGGGTCGTGGTCGCTTCCTGTTCGCCCCGGCTGCACGAGAAGACCTTCCAGCAGGCGTGCGCCAGGGCCGGACTCAATCCGTATCTCATGCAGCACTGCTGCATTCGCGAGCATTGTTCCTGGACCACGGCGGACCCGGTCGAGGCGACGGTCAAGGCGCGGCACATCGTGGAGGCGGCGGTGGAGCGGGTGGCCGACCACCAGAAGCTCTACTCCCGCGAGGTCGAGGTTCTTCCCGACGTCATGGTCGTGGGCGCGGGCATCGCGGGCATCCAGGCCGCCCTGGACATCGCCAAGTCCGGCCACAAGGTCCATCTGGTGGAGAAGAGCCCGTCCATCGGCGGGCATATGGCCCAGTTCGACAAGACCTTTCCCACCCTGGATTGCGCGGCCTGCATCTCCACGCCCAAGATGGTGGCCGTAAGCCAGGAGCCGAACATCAACCTGATGACCTGGTCCGAGGTGGAGGAGGTCACCGGGTTCGTGGGCAACTACACGGTCACGGTGCTGCACAAGCCGCGCTACGTCCGCGAGGACATTTGCACCGGCTGCGGCGCGTGTCTGGAGAAGTGCCCGACCAAGGCGATCAGCGAATTCAACGAGGGGCTGGGCGTCCGCAGGGCCATCTACCGCAATTCCCCGCAGGCGGTGCCCAACACCCCGGTCATCGACGGGACGGTCTGCAAGAAGATCACCAAGGACAAGTGCGGTGTCTGCCAGAAGATATGTCCCACCGGGGCCATCGACTACGACATGAAGGAGACCCGCGAGGTCTTCCACGTCGGCTCCATCGTGCTGGCCACGGGCTACGACACCATGGACCCGACCCCGATCAGGGAATACGGCTTCGGCAAGTACGACGAGGTCTACACCGCGCTCCAGTTCGAGCGGTTGAACAACGCGGTCGGCCCCACCGAGGGGCGCATCGTCATGAAGAACGGGGAGAAGCCGGAGAGCGTGGCCATCATCCACTGCGTGGGCAGCCGCGACAAAAACTATCACGAGTACTGTTCGCGGACCTGTTGCATGTACGCGCTCAAGTACGACCATCTCATCAAGGACAAGGTCGGCCACGACACCAGGGTCTACAATTTCTACATCGACATGCGCTGCTTCGGTAAGGGGTACGAGGAATTCTACCGCCGGGTCCAGGAAGAGGGCGTGACTTTTATTCGGGGCAGGCCCGCCGAGATCGTGGAGGAGGACGGCAAGCTCGTGGTGGTGGGCGAGGACACCCTGCTCGGGGTGAACGTGCGCCTGCCCGTGGACATGGTCATCCTGTGCACGGCCATGGAGCCGAGGCCGGACGCCGTCGAGGTGGCGCGCGTCTTCGGCATCGCCCAGGGCCAGGACGGGTTCTTCCTGGAAGAGCATCCCAAGCTCGGGCCGGTCTCCACGGCCACGGACGGGGTTTTCCTCGCCGGGACCTGCCAGGGGCCGAAGGACATACCGGACGCGGTCTCGCACGCCTCGGGCGGCGCGGCCCAGGCCCTGGCGCTCGCGGCCAAGGGCACGGTCTCCATCTCGCCGACCACGTCCTGGATCAACCCGGACGTCTGCGTGGGCTGCCGGGTCTGCGTCGGACTGTGCGCCTATTCGGCCATCGAGTTCGACGAACGGCGCAACGTGGCGGTCATCAACGAGGCCATGTGCAAGGGGTGCGGCTCCTGCGCAGGATACTGTCCGAGCGGCGCGGCCCAGATCAAGCACTTCAACGAGACACAGATATTCAACGAAATCGACGGGCTGCTAGGGATGGTTCCCGGCTGGCTGCCGCCCGAGGCGGGCGGAGAGCAGCCGGTGGAAATCCCGGTGGAGCGGGCGGTCCGGTCCGAGGAGGCACGTCATGAGTCATGA
- a CDS encoding hydrogenase iron-sulfur subunit, producing MSHEFEPTILAFVCNWCTFTAADLAGTSRMIQQPNLRMVRMMCTGMVDPKYIVKSLLSGADGVLVSGCHPGDCHYINGNYKARRRVKLLNEILPQFGIEKERVKLTWVGASEGNEFAATVNNFINEIRELGPMEARSMAVI from the coding sequence ATGAGTCATGAGTTCGAACCGACCATTCTGGCCTTTGTCTGCAACTGGTGCACCTTTACCGCGGCGGATCTGGCCGGGACTTCGCGGATGATCCAGCAGCCCAACCTGCGCATGGTGCGCATGATGTGCACCGGCATGGTGGACCCGAAGTACATCGTCAAATCCCTGCTTTCCGGGGCGGACGGCGTGCTTGTCTCGGGCTGCCATCCCGGCGACTGCCACTACATCAACGGCAATTACAAGGCCCGCCGGAGGGTCAAGCTGCTCAACGAGATCCTGCCCCAGTTCGGCATCGAGAAGGAACGGGTCAAGCTGACCTGGGTGGGGGCGAGCGAGGGCAATGAATTCGCCGCGACGGTCAATAACTTCATCAACGAAATCAGAGAACTCGGCCCCATGGAAGCGCGTTCCATGGCCGTGATCTAG
- a CDS encoding Coenzyme F420 hydrogenase/dehydrogenase, beta subunit C-terminal domain, with amino-acid sequence MATTAKIMIDGGNPIAAVQDFLRGLMENESIGGVLVPMHLFGKGIPMPTLVTDPKQLSGADPLAPAFPMNSAKLLARLTRGQSGERIAAVMRPCEIRAFVELVKLNQGSLDDVILVGLDCMGAFDNMGYKAFRGDRDPFETTMDFQGRIGNGGVDIAQACKACEHPAPENADLVLGLAGADLAGHIPVMASSPRGESLLNGLGLPEADSADGRDKALEAMIETRTANRDEMFERTRAATGTLTDLSEYLASCVNCYNCRVACPVCYCKECVFNTDVFEHKPWQYMGWAKRKGSLKMPTDTVFYHLTRMAHMSMACVGCGQCSNACPNDIPVMELFRTVAARTQESFDYVPGRSLDEPPPLSVFKEDEFQDAVSHMA; translated from the coding sequence ATGGCGACCACGGCAAAGATCATGATCGACGGGGGCAATCCGATCGCCGCAGTGCAGGATTTCCTGCGCGGGCTGATGGAGAACGAGAGCATAGGCGGGGTGTTGGTGCCCATGCACCTGTTCGGCAAGGGCATTCCCATGCCCACGCTGGTCACGGACCCGAAGCAGCTCTCCGGGGCCGATCCGCTGGCTCCGGCCTTTCCCATGAACAGCGCCAAGCTGTTGGCCCGGCTCACCAGGGGGCAGTCGGGCGAGCGCATCGCGGCGGTCATGCGGCCGTGCGAGATCAGGGCCTTCGTCGAGCTGGTCAAGCTCAACCAGGGGAGCCTTGACGATGTCATCCTGGTCGGTCTGGACTGCATGGGGGCCTTCGACAACATGGGCTACAAGGCGTTCAGGGGCGACCGCGATCCGTTCGAGACGACTATGGACTTCCAGGGCCGGATCGGCAACGGCGGGGTGGATATCGCCCAGGCCTGCAAGGCGTGCGAGCATCCGGCCCCGGAGAATGCGGACCTGGTCCTGGGGCTGGCCGGGGCGGACCTGGCCGGGCATATCCCGGTCATGGCGTCCAGCCCGCGCGGCGAGTCCCTGCTCAACGGCCTGGGGCTGCCCGAGGCGGATTCGGCCGACGGGCGCGACAAGGCGCTCGAAGCCATGATCGAGACGCGCACGGCCAACCGGGACGAGATGTTCGAACGCACCCGCGCGGCCACCGGCACCCTGACCGACCTGTCCGAGTACCTGGCCTCCTGCGTCAACTGCTACAACTGCCGGGTGGCCTGTCCGGTCTGCTACTGCAAGGAGTGCGTCTTCAACACCGACGTGTTCGAGCACAAGCCTTGGCAGTACATGGGCTGGGCCAAGCGCAAGGGCTCGCTCAAGATGCCCACGGACACGGTCTTCTACCACCTGACGCGCATGGCGCACATGTCCATGGCCTGCGTGGGCTGCGGCCAGTGCTCCAACGCCTGCCCCAACGACATTCCGGTCATGGAGCTCTTCCGCACCGTGGCCGCGCGCACCCAGGAGAGCTTCGACTACGTGCCGGGCCGCAGCCTGGACGAGCCGCCGCCGCTGTCGGTGTTCAAGGAAGACGAGTTCCAGGACGCGGTTTCCCATATGGCCTGA
- a CDS encoding 4Fe-4S binding protein: MRKQYGALVVGAGIGGIRAALDLAVTGHKVALIDRRPSHGGILSQLDHQFPTDHCGMCRMLPLMARDSSSQYCLRKGLFHDNIDIMLSTEVEEMEGEPGKFLISLRRKSTLIDPAKCISCGKCSEVCPVRVPSEFNAGLTERTAVYLPVPHAIPNHYVLDLDNCIRCWKCHEACPTGAIDFKFDERRDFHILVADADPDLRAMMEDELKEQNFPLHFAGTGREAVDRLASDEPVGLLLLGMNLDDMDAERVLTRAGELRPDLPVVVLAEPESVEQADELVVQGARERLVKPITGKVFVPWLDKLYVRILSDGVEKLEVGAVILAGGFDCYNPSMDPEGGEDIWAYAHPGVLTAVEFERLLSGTGPTGGKLLRPGDGAPVKRIAWLQCVGSRNVQKNADFCSGVCCMFSIKEALLAKKATGGEVETSIFYMDMRTSGKEYQRYRIGAEKEYGVRFVRSRPHTVLPVGEDGGLRLEYLNDSGEMVSEEFDMVVLAVGARPPRGSDKFALTMGVDLNRWGFVDTQSYRPERTSRVGVFAAGACGEPRDISESVIQAGAAAQAASRIIKAYDVLAGIEAEPEPKYPDVSRDPARTLVTVCTSCPTLEQAVDLDGLAERMQHVHSVCKVMRVGSACTPQGWKDIEQAAAEFKPNRVLIGACMPYAYIPRLKELGRTIGLNPALMDVVDIYTPTVGGDGGGRTGREIYASLSTAVARLQGADPSGPAVTVDVIRSALVVGGGLAGMTAAMAIADQGYGVCLVESEEELGGTAMRLHTQLDGSDPRAFMEELIAQVEKHPNIKVFKDSRVVLSRGSAGHFRSAIASPRGVFPLEHGVTILATGGHEAKVYESGLCVHKPVMTHLTLEEQLATGQLDAKALSSVVMIQCWRNGGEDRTYCSKVCCPEMLKNVLALKERNPDLPIYVFYRDIMTQGFLETYYTQARKAGVIFIRYDDRTSPQVTFEDGKPVVRGYDPILRGQVELRPDILSLASGIEPNDVEDLLEVFDVQVDGDGFYREADFKWRPVDFLKQGIYMCGIAHSPRRMPETVASAKAAAQRSLRILNAEKIPRETVVATVRHSLCSLCQACVSACPYGARSLDITEEKIIVDEILCQGCGACAAVCPNSATVLKGFHDGPMLSVIDAALEEPA, translated from the coding sequence ATGAGAAAGCAATACGGCGCATTGGTGGTCGGAGCCGGAATAGGCGGCATCCGCGCGGCCCTGGACCTGGCCGTCACCGGGCACAAGGTGGCCCTCATCGACCGCAGGCCCAGCCACGGCGGGATTCTCAGCCAACTGGACCATCAGTTCCCGACGGATCACTGCGGCATGTGCCGCATGTTGCCCCTGATGGCGCGGGATTCCTCCAGTCAGTACTGTCTGCGCAAGGGGCTGTTTCACGACAATATCGACATCATGCTCTCCACCGAGGTGGAGGAGATGGAAGGCGAGCCGGGCAAGTTCCTGATTTCTCTCAGGCGCAAGTCCACGCTCATCGACCCGGCCAAGTGCATAAGCTGCGGCAAGTGCTCCGAGGTTTGCCCCGTGCGCGTACCCAGCGAGTTCAACGCCGGTCTGACCGAGCGCACGGCGGTGTATCTGCCCGTGCCGCACGCCATCCCGAATCATTACGTGCTCGACCTGGACAATTGCATCCGTTGCTGGAAGTGCCATGAAGCGTGTCCCACCGGGGCCATCGACTTCAAGTTCGACGAGCGCAGGGACTTCCACATACTGGTGGCCGACGCGGACCCGGACCTCCGGGCCATGATGGAAGACGAACTCAAGGAACAGAACTTCCCGTTGCATTTCGCCGGGACCGGGCGCGAGGCCGTGGACCGGCTAGCCTCCGACGAACCTGTCGGGCTGCTCCTGCTGGGCATGAACCTGGACGACATGGATGCCGAAAGGGTCCTGACCCGCGCCGGCGAATTGCGGCCCGATCTGCCGGTGGTGGTGCTGGCCGAACCGGAGAGCGTGGAGCAGGCCGACGAACTGGTGGTGCAGGGCGCGCGGGAACGGCTGGTCAAGCCGATCACCGGCAAGGTCTTCGTGCCGTGGCTGGACAAGCTCTACGTGCGCATCCTGTCCGACGGCGTGGAGAAGCTGGAGGTCGGGGCCGTGATCCTGGCCGGGGGCTTCGACTGCTACAACCCGTCCATGGACCCGGAGGGCGGGGAGGACATCTGGGCTTACGCCCATCCCGGCGTGCTCACCGCCGTGGAGTTCGAGCGGCTGCTTTCGGGCACCGGACCGACCGGCGGAAAGCTGCTTCGGCCCGGGGACGGCGCGCCGGTGAAGCGCATCGCCTGGCTGCAATGCGTCGGCTCGCGCAACGTGCAAAAGAACGCGGACTTCTGTTCCGGTGTCTGCTGCATGTTTTCCATCAAGGAGGCTCTGCTGGCCAAGAAGGCCACGGGCGGCGAGGTGGAGACCTCCATATTTTATATGGATATGCGCACCTCGGGCAAGGAGTACCAGCGGTACCGGATCGGCGCAGAAAAGGAATACGGCGTGCGTTTTGTGCGCAGCCGCCCGCACACCGTCCTGCCTGTCGGCGAGGACGGAGGGCTCAGGCTCGAATACCTGAACGACTCCGGCGAAATGGTCTCGGAGGAATTCGATATGGTCGTTCTGGCCGTGGGGGCGCGGCCGCCGCGCGGGTCCGACAAGTTCGCCTTGACCATGGGCGTGGACCTGAACCGATGGGGGTTCGTGGACACCCAGTCCTACCGGCCCGAGCGGACCAGCAGGGTGGGCGTGTTCGCCGCCGGGGCCTGCGGCGAACCGCGCGACATCTCCGAATCGGTCATCCAGGCCGGGGCCGCGGCCCAGGCCGCCTCGCGCATCATCAAGGCGTATGACGTCCTGGCCGGGATCGAGGCCGAGCCGGAACCGAAATATCCCGACGTGTCCAGGGACCCGGCGCGGACCCTGGTGACCGTCTGCACTTCCTGCCCGACCCTGGAGCAGGCCGTTGACCTCGACGGGCTGGCCGAGCGTATGCAGCATGTCCATTCCGTCTGCAAGGTCATGCGGGTGGGCAGCGCCTGCACCCCGCAGGGGTGGAAGGACATCGAGCAGGCGGCCGCGGAGTTCAAGCCCAACCGCGTTCTCATCGGGGCGTGTATGCCGTACGCCTACATTCCCCGGCTCAAGGAGCTTGGACGGACCATCGGGCTCAACCCCGCGCTCATGGACGTGGTGGACATCTACACGCCCACGGTGGGCGGGGACGGCGGGGGCCGGACCGGGCGCGAGATATACGCTTCCCTGTCCACGGCCGTGGCCCGGTTGCAGGGCGCGGACCCGTCCGGCCCGGCCGTGACCGTGGACGTTATCCGCTCGGCCCTGGTGGTCGGCGGCGGCCTGGCGGGCATGACCGCGGCCATGGCCATCGCGGACCAGGGGTACGGGGTTTGTCTGGTGGAGAGCGAGGAGGAACTGGGCGGCACGGCCATGCGGCTGCACACCCAGTTGGACGGGTCGGACCCGCGCGCCTTCATGGAGGAGCTCATCGCCCAGGTGGAGAAGCACCCGAACATCAAGGTGTTCAAGGACTCGCGGGTGGTCCTTTCGCGCGGCAGCGCGGGCCATTTCCGGTCGGCCATCGCCAGCCCACGGGGCGTGTTCCCACTGGAGCACGGCGTGACCATCCTGGCCACCGGCGGGCATGAGGCTAAGGTCTACGAGTCGGGGTTGTGCGTGCACAAGCCGGTCATGACCCACCTGACCCTGGAGGAGCAGCTCGCCACCGGCCAACTCGATGCCAAGGCGCTTTCTTCCGTGGTCATGATCCAGTGCTGGCGCAACGGCGGCGAGGACCGGACCTATTGCAGCAAGGTGTGCTGCCCGGAGATGCTCAAGAACGTGCTTGCCCTCAAGGAGCGCAACCCGGACCTGCCCATCTATGTCTTCTACCGGGACATCATGACCCAGGGGTTCCTTGAGACCTACTACACGCAGGCGCGCAAGGCCGGGGTCATCTTCATCCGCTACGACGACCGGACCTCGCCCCAGGTGACCTTCGAGGACGGCAAGCCCGTGGTCCGGGGATACGATCCCATTCTGCGCGGCCAGGTCGAGCTGCGCCCGGACATCCTGTCCCTGGCCAGCGGCATCGAGCCCAACGACGTGGAGGACCTGCTCGAAGTGTTCGACGTGCAAGTCGACGGGGACGGATTCTACCGTGAGGCGGACTTCAAGTGGCGGCCCGTGGATTTCCTGAAGCAGGGCATCTACATGTGCGGCATCGCCCATTCGCCTCGGCGTATGCCCGAGACCGTGGCCTCGGCCAAGGCCGCGGCCCAGCGGTCCTTGCGCATTCTCAACGCCGAGAAGATTCCGCGCGAGACCGTGGTGGCCACGGTGCGCCACTCCCTGTGCTCCCTGTGCCAGGCCTGCGTGAGCGCCTGTCCCTACGGGGCCAGGAGTCTGGATATCACCGAGGAGAAGATCATCGTGGACGAGATCCTTTGCCAGGGGTGCGGCGCGTGCGCCGCGGTCTGCCCCAACAGCGCCACCGTGCTCAAGGGGTTCCATGACGGGCCCATGCTGTCCGTCATCGACGCGGCCCTGGAGGAACCGGCCTAG
- a CDS encoding 4Fe-4S dicluster domain-containing protein, whose protein sequence is MNGAVRETWSPASEADQMVLRELRETVGACMQCGTCTASCPNWHAMDITPRAMWRMIQFGMLDRILESRTFWMCSACYMCTLRCPRGLKLTSAMAGLKRLAGVEGSRAARKNRAFYAAFMDDVEAHGRVQETSMMQRYFLKSRDPMLPLSFLPLGVRMMGKGKVHLPGKGRGDVLRPMFDKAREMEGLS, encoded by the coding sequence ATGAACGGAGCAGTCAGGGAGACGTGGAGCCCGGCGTCGGAGGCCGATCAGATGGTGCTCAGGGAGCTCAGGGAAACCGTGGGCGCGTGTATGCAGTGCGGCACCTGCACGGCGTCCTGTCCCAACTGGCACGCCATGGACATCACCCCCCGGGCCATGTGGCGGATGATCCAGTTCGGAATGCTCGACCGGATACTTGAAAGCCGCACCTTCTGGATGTGCTCGGCCTGCTACATGTGCACGCTGCGCTGTCCGCGCGGCCTCAAGCTGACCTCGGCCATGGCCGGACTGAAGCGGCTGGCCGGAGTCGAGGGGAGCCGGGCCGCCCGGAAGAACCGGGCTTTCTACGCGGCTTTCATGGACGACGTGGAGGCCCACGGCCGGGTGCAGGAGACGAGCATGATGCAGCGGTACTTCCTCAAGAGCCGCGATCCCATGCTGCCGCTCTCCTTCCTTCCCCTGGGCGTGCGCATGATGGGCAAGGGCAAGGTGCACCTGCCGGGCAAGGGGCGGGGGGACGTGCTCAGGCCCATGTTCGACAAGGCCCGAGAAATGGAGGGGTTGTCATGA